A segment of the Kosmotoga arenicorallina S304 genome:
TATAAAACAAGGGGAAGCAAGTGTGCTTCCCCTTTTATTTATTAATAAGTTCCTTGATTGCAGAAACTGCTTGCTCTGTGGTCATATTGCGAATATCAACACCTTTGTGTTTTTTCGCATCAAAACCGGCATTCTCAAAGGCATCTCTATACATTTTTGCCTGCATTGTAGGATCGCAGCCAGCGACATATAGCTCATCAATATCCTTATTCTCTGTGAGTGTTTTTAAATATTCATCGCCGTCGGTTGCACAGAGCTGCGGATGAAGCGAGACAAAATCAACGATGTTTTCTCTGCGTATAGCATTCAATACCTCAAACACGTCCATCTGATGAAAGGAAGGGCATGTTCCCTGGCATACGCACAATAATAATCCTTTTTTTGCCATATTTACTACCTCCTATCTCCAAAATATGTTATAGCTTCGCTGGGGCAAATTTTTTGACAACCACGGCAAAACTCTACACAGTGTTCAGGATTTGATACTACTGGCTTTCCGCCTTCCACAGAATAAACTTCGTGGGGGCAAAAATTCGCGCAGGTCAAGCAACCTGAACAATTTTCATAATCAATTACTGGATGCCAGTTTTTCGCCATTAACTTTCTTCCTCCTTTACTGGTTATAACTTTTTCAAATCCTCAAGAACTTTTAAGGCTATTTTTTCAACATCTTCATCGTCAAAATCCAGTGTTGGAGCTTTTGGAATGCCAAGCTCACTGATGGTTAGAACATAATCTGGTTTTATACCCCTTTGCTCCAGGATGTTACTTGCACATTTCAGTGCGCAACCATTTATTACTACTAACTTTTTGGCATCTTTGGCAATTTTTACGTGAGTTGGCGAATTTGCTGCCACTGCTGCAAGGCAACACATTCTTGCACCTGTATTGCTCAAAGTCAGTTTTTTTGCGATTTCATTCCCTACCTGGCCTACACTGGAAGCGCCATCACAAGCCAGTACGATGTATAGTTCCTTTGATTCTTTTGCACAATGAGGTAAAATCGTCCAATCTTCTTTTGCCATTTTTATTCACTCCTTTATAAGAGTTTTCATTCATATTATATTGCATAATTGCACCATTATGCAACAATGTTTAAACCGGGTTCTATACCTCTTCAAAAGCTGCTCACACAATTATGTAATCCAAAACTCATGTGAATTAAAGAACAATTTACATTTATACATAAATAAAAAAGGCTGCCCTAAGGCAGCCTTAAGTTGCCTGAATAACTAATTTTGCGGTAAATAATACACAGTAACTCCCCTATCTATAAGAGCTTGAACATCATTCATGTCATCTGAACCAGATGTCGTATCGAGTAAGTTATACCTTATATCAACGGTATCCCCGCTTGAAATTCCCGAATTATCCACAAGGGGTTGAATATCAGTGATATCATTGGAGCCAATCCAAAGTCTGTTCAAATTCACCAAACCCTGAAGCTGGCTGATATCTGAAATATTATTATTAGTTAGCCACAAAGAGTTTATGCCGGTCAAGCCTTCAAGAAAGTCGAGGTCTGAAATCTGGTTGTTGGCAAGCCTGAGATCATAAACAGCTGTAAAAGATGCCAGAAAGGTCACATCTGAATTTGTGAGGTTGAGGTTTTCAAGCTGCAAATTCGTTATTTGTATCAGATCGTGTATATGCGAGAGCTCCGAAGGTGAAAAAGGATTCCCGCTAAGGTACAGCAGCTTTAAGTTTGTTAACCCTTCCAGAGGAGTTAAG
Coding sequences within it:
- a CDS encoding heterodisulfide reductase subunit A-like protein, whose translation is MAKKGLLLCVCQGTCPSFHQMDVFEVLNAIRRENIVDFVSLHPQLCATDGDEYLKTLTENKDIDELYVAGCDPTMQAKMYRDAFENAGFDAKKHKGVDIRNMTTEQAVSAIKELINK
- a CDS encoding ATP-binding protein, which translates into the protein MAKNWHPVIDYENCSGCLTCANFCPHEVYSVEGGKPVVSNPEHCVEFCRGCQKICPSEAITYFGDRR
- a CDS encoding putative zinc-binding protein codes for the protein MAKEDWTILPHCAKESKELYIVLACDGASSVGQVGNEIAKKLTLSNTGARMCCLAAVAANSPTHVKIAKDAKKLVVINGCALKCASNILEQRGIKPDYVLTISELGIPKAPTLDFDDEDVEKIALKVLEDLKKL